In Penaeus chinensis breed Huanghai No. 1 chromosome 40, ASM1920278v2, whole genome shotgun sequence, one genomic interval encodes:
- the LOC125047310 gene encoding cuticle protein CP1158-like, with amino-acid sequence MVGRSKRSTAGYVNEAGSIGRSGIVRTDGTIEQFGHDLAHDIAFFGPSGIILKNGQPIHLSENLNTMGRTKRHTVGPSGMITDWGQPIQFKEPFAKIILEGPSGFQLSDGTLVQKPA; translated from the coding sequence ATGGTGGGCCGCAGCAAGCGCTCCACCGCTGGATATGTCAATGAGGCTGGCAGCATTGGCCGCTCCGGAATCGTGCGCACGGATGGCACTATTGAGCAGTTCGGCCACGATCTGGCCCACGACATCGCTTTCTTTGGCCCTAGTGGCATCATCCTGAAGAACGGCCAACCCATCCACCTGAGCGAGAACCTCAACACGATGGGCCGCACCAAGCGCCATACTGTTGGACCCAGCGGGATGATCACCGACTGGGGTCAGCCCATCCAGTTCAAGGAACCCTTCGCCAAGATCATTCTCGAAGGACCAAGTGGCTTCCAGCTCTCTGACGGCACACTTGTCCAGAAGCCCGCTTAA
- the LOC125047311 gene encoding cuticle protein CP1158-like, which produces MKFLVVVAAVVACAGARSINAGWVLPPGNIGTSGILRKDGSTDLFSHDFAHDIVAIGPSGIVLKNGPPVQLDADLKMVGRSKRSSGAGYVLPAGNLGYSGIVRKDGTVDLFDFAHDIAEIGPSGIVLKNGQPIQLDADLRIVGRSKRHVIGDTGMITDWGQIIQFREPFTTIVHEGPSGIVLSDGQNIQKPHL; this is translated from the exons ATGAAGTTCCTG GTTGTGGTAGCAGCGGTGGTGGCGTGCGCTGGCGCTCGCTCAATCAACGCCGGTTGGGTCCTTCCGCCAGGCAACATCGGCACCTCGGGCATCCTGCGCAAGGATGGCTCCACCGATCTCTTTAGCCATGACTTCGCTCACGACATCGTTGCCATCGGACCCTCTGGCATCGTCCTAAAGAACGGCCCACCCGTTCAGCTCGACGCCGACCTCAAGATGGTGGGCCGCAGCAAGCGCTCCTCCGGCGCTGGATACGTCCTTCCCGCTGGCAACCTCGGCTACTCCGGAATCGTGCGCAAAGACGGCACCGTCGATCTGTTCGACTTCGCCCACGACATCGCCGAGATTGGTCCTTCTGGCATCGTCTTGAAGAACGGCCAGCCCATCCAGCTGGACGCCGACCTCAGGATAGTCGGACGTTCCAAGCGTCACGTCATTGGTGACACCGGCATGATCACTGACTGGGGTCAGATCATCCAGTTCAGGGAGCCATTCACCACAATTGTCCACGAAGGCCCTAGTGGCATCGTCCTCTCCGACGGCCAGAACATCCAGAAGCCTCACCTCTGA
- the LOC125047312 gene encoding cuticle protein CP1158-like, producing the protein MKFLVVVAAVVACAGARSINAGWVLPPGNIGTSGILRKDGSTDLFSHDFAHDIVAIGPSGIVLKNGPPVQLDADLKMVGRSKRSTAGYVNEAGNIGRSGIVRTDGTIEQFGHDLAHDIALFGPSGIILKNGPPIHLDENLNTRGRTKRHVVGHTGMITDWGQIIQFREPFTTIVHEGPSGIVLSDGQNIQKPAV; encoded by the exons ATGAAGTTCCTG GTTGTGGTAGCAGCGGTGGTGGCGTGCGCTGGCGCTCGCTCAATCAACGCCGGTTGGGTCCTTCCGCCAGGCAACATCGGCACCTCGGGCATCCTGCGTAAGGATGGCTCCACCGATCTATTTAGCCATGACTTCGCTCACGACATCGTTGCCATCGGACCCTCTGGCATCGTCCTAAAGAACGGCCCACCCGTTCAGCTCGACGCCGACCTCAAGATGGTGGGCCGCAGCAAGCGCTCCACCGCTGGATATGTCAATGAGGCTGGCAACATTGGCCGCTCCGGAATCGTGCGCACGGATGGCACTATTGAGCAGTTCGGCCACGATCTGGCCCACGACATCGCTTTATTTGGCCCTAGTGGCATCATCCTGAAGAACGGTCCACCCATCCACCTGGACGAGAACCTCAACACGAGGGGCCGCACCAAGCGCCATGTCGTAGGACACACCGGCATGATCACCGACTGGGGTCAGATCATCCAGTTCAGGGAACCTTTCACCACCATTGTCCACGAAGGCCCTAGTGGCATCGTCCTCTCCGACGGCCAGAACATCCAGAAGCCAGCTGTGTAG